One region of Leptospira fainei serovar Hurstbridge str. BUT 6 genomic DNA includes:
- a CDS encoding Gfo/Idh/MocA family protein: MRKTKTLIVGLGRIAGILEKDPLRQKPCTHAGVLLSAWGKKNFEIIGALDLNREKRELFRKQWKFPTDRIFSDLDSFAKIRNIPDLTIIATPTESHYLDACSAIRFGSKNLLVEKPVCETFLQAKSLEKLARKNEVRIWVNHERRYHPKYSWAKSVLESGKYGTIRTIRASVLTSAANPGRAFHDRTGPLFHDGTHAIDLIYWLLGKPDRVRSSLRKRNGVSVEDRAVAFLEYDSGPIVFLEAGGSRNYFQFEMDIMTDCARMILSNDGFSLFESKASRKYKGFNSLTEVSFPEKSSIGPNPFENLYAEIRSVLANKSDRITGDIRENLGIMELLDRIKTKADVRMVSEPE; the protein is encoded by the coding sequence ATGCGAAAGACAAAGACATTGATCGTAGGGTTGGGAAGAATTGCCGGCATCTTAGAGAAAGATCCCCTTCGGCAAAAACCCTGCACTCACGCCGGCGTCCTACTTTCTGCTTGGGGCAAAAAGAATTTTGAAATTATCGGCGCCTTGGATCTTAACCGGGAAAAGCGGGAATTGTTTCGCAAGCAATGGAAGTTTCCGACGGATCGTATTTTTTCCGATTTAGATTCGTTCGCAAAGATTCGAAATATTCCGGATCTTACTATAATTGCGACTCCTACTGAATCGCATTATCTCGATGCTTGTTCCGCAATCCGATTCGGAAGTAAAAACCTGCTGGTGGAGAAGCCCGTTTGCGAAACGTTTCTTCAGGCAAAATCTCTCGAAAAATTGGCAAGGAAAAACGAAGTCAGAATCTGGGTAAACCACGAGAGACGATATCATCCGAAATATTCTTGGGCAAAGTCCGTCTTGGAATCGGGTAAATACGGTACGATACGGACCATTCGGGCTTCCGTTTTAACATCCGCCGCCAACCCTGGACGAGCATTTCATGACAGAACCGGACCTTTGTTTCATGACGGAACGCATGCGATAGATTTAATTTACTGGTTATTGGGAAAACCGGATCGGGTTCGCTCTAGTTTACGAAAACGAAACGGAGTTTCCGTCGAAGATAGAGCGGTTGCCTTTTTGGAATATGATTCCGGGCCGATCGTATTCTTAGAAGCCGGAGGAAGTCGTAACTATTTTCAGTTTGAAATGGATATTATGACGGATTGCGCTCGAATGATTCTCTCAAACGACGGTTTTAGTCTCTTCGAATCCAAAGCTTCCCGTAAATACAAAGGATTTAATAGTTTGACGGAAGTCTCGTTTCCGGAAAAATCTTCCATCGGACCGAATCCCTTTGAAAATCTCTACGCGGAAATCCGATCCGTTCTTGCGAATAAATCGGATCGTATAACCGGAGATATCCGAGAGAATTTGGGAATTATGGAACTCCTAGATCGGATCAAGACGAAGGCGGATGTCCGGATGGTATCGGAACCTGAATAG
- a CDS encoding UDP-N-acetylmuramoyl-tripeptide--D-alanyl-D-alanine ligase, with protein sequence MRSDFKYDPETVRRVLSSPSKFSFAQESEILSVTTSSGMCEAGSLFVPLRGNRDGHDFIPDALSKGAIHFLCEYEHTILEKLSEADKEKAIFVKDTLIGLGKLAAFHRSRFKPIVIAVTGSSGKTTTKEILGSCLAPLEESLVVTEKNYNNEIGVPFTLFQIGPKTRYVICEMGMNTKDEISRLSSMAKPQLAIITTIGTAHIEFFSSRKGIAKAKAEVMDGMPKSGIVFYPATGEYKRILSKKARKAGVKLKFVSLTSRIKILETLREGFRLEISDTILNWNLPGSKLLENLSLCIATLEEIGTPVDWIIQGIRNFRTKDKRLDLQEGTYRILNDTYNANRESMLSSLEACSQLSGVDGFYAILGDMKEVGSYSSKFHTEIGKFAASLSNCKGIFTFGSGSISTFKGFRSKAAPSRTAFSFSGDEEGLHSLLESVRKNVPEGSYILAKASRGMKLERVAEALNSVSKIE encoded by the coding sequence ATGCGATCCGATTTCAAATACGATCCGGAAACCGTTCGACGAGTTCTTTCTTCCCCATCCAAGTTTTCCTTTGCACAGGAATCCGAGATTCTATCCGTCACCACGTCCTCGGGAATGTGCGAAGCCGGCTCGCTATTCGTGCCTCTCCGAGGAAATCGTGACGGCCATGATTTCATCCCGGACGCTCTTTCCAAGGGAGCTATTCACTTTCTTTGCGAATACGAGCATACGATCCTGGAAAAACTTTCGGAGGCGGACAAAGAGAAAGCCATATTCGTTAAGGACACATTGATCGGGTTGGGCAAATTGGCCGCCTTTCATCGATCCAGATTTAAGCCGATCGTAATTGCGGTAACTGGTTCCAGCGGTAAAACGACTACGAAGGAAATCTTAGGTTCCTGCCTGGCTCCTTTGGAAGAGTCTCTAGTCGTAACCGAAAAAAATTATAATAACGAAATCGGCGTACCCTTCACCTTATTTCAAATCGGACCCAAGACGCGATATGTAATATGCGAAATGGGAATGAACACGAAGGACGAGATATCCAGATTATCTTCGATGGCAAAACCGCAATTAGCGATTATTACGACTATCGGTACCGCTCATATCGAATTCTTCAGTTCGAGAAAAGGGATCGCTAAAGCAAAAGCCGAAGTGATGGATGGAATGCCGAAAAGCGGAATCGTTTTTTATCCTGCAACGGGGGAATACAAAAGAATCTTATCTAAGAAAGCTCGAAAGGCAGGCGTTAAACTGAAATTTGTTTCGTTAACTTCTCGGATCAAAATCTTGGAAACTTTACGAGAGGGCTTTAGACTAGAGATATCCGATACGATTTTAAACTGGAATCTTCCAGGTTCTAAGTTACTGGAAAATTTATCCCTATGTATCGCGACTTTAGAGGAAATAGGGACACCGGTAGATTGGATCATACAAGGAATTCGTAATTTTAGAACGAAAGATAAACGACTCGACCTTCAGGAAGGGACGTATCGCATTCTAAACGACACTTATAATGCCAATCGAGAATCTATGCTCTCGTCCTTGGAAGCCTGTTCCCAGCTTTCCGGCGTCGATGGATTCTATGCGATTTTGGGAGATATGAAAGAAGTAGGATCTTATTCCTCCAAGTTTCATACTGAAATCGGAAAATTCGCAGCCTCTCTTTCCAACTGTAAAGGAATCTTCACTTTCGGTTCCGGTTCTATTTCCACATTCAAAGGATTTCGGAGCAAGGCGGCTCCTTCCCGAACGGCATTCTCATTCTCAGGAGACGAAGAAGGTCTTCATTCCCTACTCGAATCGGTTAGAAAGAATGTCCCGGAAGGATCGTACATATTGGCAAAAGCATCGCGCGGCATGAAGCTTGAGAGAGTCGCAGAAGCATTAAATTCGGTTTCAAAGATTGAGTAA
- the purE gene encoding 5-(carboxyamino)imidazole ribonucleotide mutase — translation MKPKVAVIMGSQSDWETMKEAVTILQELGIASHKEIISAHRSPEIMMDFAKSARSRGFEIIIAGAGGAAHLPGMVASLTTLPVLGVPVKSSNLKGLDSLLSIVQMPGGVPVGTLAIGSAGAKNAGLLAARILSLHDENLAKKLEAYRDKIREEALSKNDQLI, via the coding sequence GTGAAACCGAAAGTAGCAGTGATTATGGGTAGTCAATCCGATTGGGAAACGATGAAGGAAGCCGTCACAATTCTTCAAGAGTTGGGAATCGCCTCGCATAAGGAAATCATCTCGGCTCATCGTTCACCGGAGATCATGATGGATTTTGCCAAGAGCGCAAGATCTAGAGGTTTCGAAATCATCATCGCCGGAGCCGGAGGGGCCGCACATTTACCCGGAATGGTAGCATCCCTAACAACCCTGCCCGTCTTGGGAGTTCCCGTCAAATCTTCCAATTTAAAAGGACTCGATAGTCTTTTATCCATCGTTCAGATGCCTGGAGGAGTTCCCGTCGGAACTCTTGCGATCGGCTCCGCCGGAGCCAAGAACGCAGGATTATTGGCTGCAAGAATTCTCTCGCTTCATGACGAGAACCTTGCTAAAAAGTTAGAAGCATACCGGGATAAAATTCGCGAAGAAGCCTTGTCTAAAAACGATCAATTAATATGA
- a CDS encoding 5-(carboxyamino)imidazole ribonucleotide synthase, translating into MNKALFPPARLGVMGSGQLGRMFAQEAIRMGYRVSVYSPERNTPAALAGAEEVVVPYEDETSLRKFLGSVDAVTFEFENIPNSELTLIENFSKETGLIVSPRPECIRIAQHRIREKTTFRNLGLPTVDFYPIANKSDAVAAAEKCKFPAVLKTSTFGYDGKGQTKYRTREEFRFWAGSLGTEPLDLILEEWASFDKEASVILARSRDGKSFCFSPSENVHKNHILDLTIHPGEFSEKTKNAMVAAAVRLAEGIDYVGVFGLEFFIVGDTFLLNEFAPRPHNSGHFSQDAASVSQFELQVRMLVGLPIPNFILSSDSSMKNILGQDFAPDSEQWLKYMSDARYSLHLYGKSEPRTDRKMGHWNYVGENPKNAFK; encoded by the coding sequence ATGAATAAAGCCCTATTTCCTCCCGCTCGATTAGGCGTCATGGGTTCGGGACAACTCGGAAGAATGTTTGCCCAGGAGGCGATTAGAATGGGCTATCGAGTCTCCGTTTATTCCCCGGAACGGAACACACCTGCGGCCTTGGCTGGAGCCGAAGAAGTAGTAGTTCCTTACGAAGATGAAACATCCCTTCGAAAATTTTTAGGAAGCGTTGACGCTGTTACATTTGAATTTGAGAATATTCCAAATAGCGAATTGACTCTCATCGAAAATTTCTCGAAAGAGACCGGACTCATCGTATCCCCGAGACCGGAGTGTATCCGGATCGCTCAACACAGAATCAGGGAAAAAACGACGTTTCGAAATTTAGGCCTACCGACGGTCGATTTTTATCCGATTGCGAATAAGTCGGATGCGGTCGCGGCTGCGGAAAAATGTAAATTTCCTGCGGTATTGAAAACTTCTACGTTCGGCTACGACGGGAAAGGGCAAACGAAATATAGGACTAGAGAAGAATTCCGATTTTGGGCGGGATCGCTCGGTACCGAACCGTTGGATCTTATTTTGGAGGAATGGGCTTCTTTCGACAAGGAAGCATCAGTGATCCTCGCCCGATCGCGAGACGGAAAATCATTCTGCTTTTCTCCGTCCGAAAACGTACATAAAAATCATATTCTGGACTTAACGATTCATCCGGGAGAATTTTCGGAAAAGACCAAAAATGCAATGGTTGCCGCCGCAGTCCGTTTAGCGGAAGGAATCGATTATGTCGGAGTCTTCGGATTAGAATTCTTTATAGTAGGCGACACATTTCTATTAAACGAATTCGCCCCACGACCGCATAATTCGGGACATTTTTCCCAAGACGCGGCTTCGGTTTCCCAATTCGAATTACAAGTAAGGATGCTCGTCGGTTTACCCATTCCGAATTTTATTTTAAGTTCCGATAGTTCCATGAAGAATATTTTAGGGCAAGACTTTGCTCCCGATTCCGAGCAATGGTTAAAATATATGTCCGATGCGAGGTATTCCCTTCACCTCTACGGAAAATCCGAACCGCGAACGGATAGAAAAATGGGCCACTGGAATTACGTTGGTGAAAATCCGAAAAATGCCTTCAAGTAG